In Zingiber officinale cultivar Zhangliang chromosome 8B, Zo_v1.1, whole genome shotgun sequence, a single genomic region encodes these proteins:
- the LOC122016852 gene encoding monoacylglycerol lipase-like codes for MEKAARVEELTSGASGRIIPVFRNMRRSVPSLASLLRVVLLLHSLATWFLLLILRRNPISSRTAAASSPRRKTVKGRWSMAAEEEDVRRRREIAEGVEMVSPSEEMMWRGETSVFEGTRRRALFCRSWMPMSGDLRGIMLIIHGLNEHSGRYAHFAKQLMACNFGVYAMDWIGHGGSDGLHGYVPSLDHVVEDTGKFLEKIKSQNPDTPCFLFGHSTGGAVVLKAATFPHIEALVEGIILTSPAIRVKPAHPIVRTMAPFISIVLPKFQFKGANKKGIPVSRDPAAMLAKYSDPLVYTGPIRVRTGHEILRITSYLMQNLKYITLPFLVLHGTADRVTDPLASQDLYNLASSKHKNIKLYEGFLHDLLFEPERDEIGADIINWMLKRLQQKQL; via the exons ATGGAGAAGGCCGCGCGGGTGGAGGAGCTGACTTCCGGCGCCAGCGGCCGTATTATCCCCGTCTTCAGGAACATGAGGAGGTCCGTGCCGTCGCTGGCATCGCTCCTACGCGTGGTCCTTTTGTTGCATTCTCTCGCCACGTGGTTCCTCCTCCTTATTCTCCGACGTAATCCCATCTCATCTCGCACGGCGGCGGCGAGTTCTCCTCGGCGGAAGACGGTCAAGGGCCGGTGGTCGATGGCCGCGGAGGAGGAGGACGTGCGGCGGCGGCGGGAGATCGCCGAGGGGGTGGAGATGGTTTCCCCGTCGGAGGAGATGATGTGGCGCGGGGAGACGTCCGTGTTCGAGGGAACGAGGAGAAGGGCGCTCTTCTGCCGATCGTGGATGCCGATGTCGGGAGATTTGAG GGGTATAATGTTGATAATACATGGGCTTAATGAACATAG TGGAAGATACGCTCACTTTGCTAAGCAACTAATGGCATGCAACTTTGGAGTATATGCAATGGATTGGATAG GCCATGGTGGGAGTGATGGATTGCATGGATATGTACCTTCACTAGATCATGTTGTTGAAGACACA GGAAAATTCCTAGAAAAGATCAAATCTCAGAATCCTGATACACCCTGTTTCCTTTTTGGTCACTCCACTGGTGGAGCAGTGGTTCTGAAG GCCGCTACTTTTCCTCATATTGAGGCTTTGGTGGAGGGGATCATATTGACATCTCCAGCTATTCGTGTAAAGCCTGCTCATCCAATAGTTAGG ACTATGGCACCCTTCATCTCTATTGTACTGCCGAAATTCCAATTCAAGGGGGCTAACAAAAAGGGAATCCCAGTATCAAGAGACCCAGCAGCTATGTTGGCCAAGTACTCAGATCCTCTAGTTTAcactggaccgatcagagttcgGACAGGCCATGAGATCCTACGCATAACCTCTTATCTGATGCAAAATCTCAAGTACATCACCCTGCCTTTTTTGGTGCTGCATGGGACTGCTGACCGGGTCACCGATCCATTGGCATCGCAGGATTTGTACAACCTTGCTTCGTCTAAACACAAGAATAT